The genome window gtgcctccagagacgaaacctctctcatcatcactcaacgcctaggtttacctccactgtactcaatTCCTACCATACCATtgcctgtacattatgccctgaatctattatgccctgaatctattctgttCCCAACACACTAGACGACCAGTCCTTATAGCCTTtaaccgtacccttatcctactcctcctctgttcctctggtgatgtagaggctaacccaggccctgtagcccccagttccactcctattccccaggtgctctcatttgttgacttctgtaactgtaaaagccttggtttcatgcatgtcaacatcagaagcctcctccctaagtttgttttattcactgctttagcacactccgccaaccctgatgtcctagccgtgtctgaatcctggcttaggaaggccaccaacatttctgaaatttccatccccaactacaacattttccgccaagatagaactgccaaagggggtggagttagcctgcagagttctgtcatgctatccaggtctgtgcccaaacagttcgagcttctacttttaaaaatacagttttccagaaataagtctctgtGTTGacgctatagacccccctcagcccccagttgtgccctaaacaccatatgtgaattaattgtcccccatttatcttcagagtttgtactgttaggtgtccCAAAcaggatatgcttaacaccccggccgtcctacaatctaaactagatgccctcaatctcacacaaattatcaaagaacctaccaggtacaaccctaaatccataaacacaggcaccctcatagatatcatcctgaccaacctgccctctaaataaacctcctgctgtcttcaaccaggatctcagcgatcactgcctcattgcctgcgtccgtaatgggtccgcggtcaaacaaccacccctcatcactgtcaaacgctcccaaaaacacttcagcgagcaggcctttctaatcgacctggcccgggtttcctggaaggatattgacctcattccgtcagtagaggatgcctggttattctttaaaagtgctttcctcaccatcttaaataagcatgccccgttcaaaaaatgtagaactaagaacagatatagcccttggttcactccagacttgactgccctcgaccagcacaaaaacatcctgtggcgtactgcattagcatcaaatagcccccgcgatatgtaacttttcagggaagtttggaaccaatacacacagacagttaggaaagcaaaggctagctttttaaaacagaaatttgcatcctgtagcacaacttccaaaaggttttgggacactaaagtccatggacaataagagcacctcctcccagctgcccactgcactgaggctaggaaaccgataaatctacgataatcgagaatttcaataagcattttttctacagctggccatgctttccacctggctacccctaccctggccaacagctctgcacccaccgcagcaacttgcccaagccccctctgcttcttcttcacccaaatccatatagctgatgttctgaaagagcggcaaaatctggacccctaaaaatcagctgggctagacaatctggaccctctctaaaattatccgcagcaattgttgcaacccctattactagcctgttcaaactctttcgtatcgtctgagatccctaaagattggaaagctgccgcggtcatccccctcttcaaagggggagacactctagacccaaactgttacagacctatatctatcctaccctgcctttctaaggtcttcgaaagccaagttaacaaaacagatcaccgaccattttcaATCCCACCATACCTATACCGCAATGcagtctggtttccgagctggggtcatgggtgcacctcagccacgctcaaggttctaaacgatataactgccatcgataaaagacaatactgtgcagccgtcttcattgacctggccaaggctttcaactctgtcaatcaccgcattcttatcggcagactcaacagccttggtttttcaaatgactgcctcgcctggttcaccaactacttctcagatagagttcagcgtgtcaaatcggagggcctgttgtccggacctctggcagtctctatgggggtgccacagggttcaattctcgggccgacttttctctgtatacatcaataatgtcgctcttgctgctggttattctctgatccacctctatgtagacgacaccattctgtattcttctggcccttttttgaacactgtgttaacaaacctccagacgagcttcaatgccatacaactccttccgtggcctccagctgctcttaaatgcaagtcaaacgaaatgcatgctcttcaaccgatcgctgcccgcacccgcccgcccgcctagcatcactactctggacggttctgacttagaatgtggacaactacaaatacctaggtgtctggttagactgtaaactctccttccagactcacattaagcatctccaatccaaattaaatctagaatcggcttcctatttcacaacaaagcatccttcatgctgccaaacataccctcgtaaaactgactgtcctaccgatcctcgacttcggcgatgtcatttacaaaatagtctccaacactctcctcagaaaattggatgtagtctatcacagtgccatccattgtcaccaaagccccatatactacccaccactgcgacctgtatgctctcattggcttccccttgcttcatattcgtcgccaaaccaactggctccaggtcatctataagtctttgctaggtaaagccccgccttatctcagttcactggtcaccatagcagcacccacccgttgCACACGCTCAAACAGGTATATTTCACAGGTCACCCcccaaaaattttttttttacaaatcactgaagctggagactcatatctccctcactaactttaaggataagctgtcagagcagcttaccgatcattgcacctgtacatagcccacccaactacctcatccccatattgttattcatttttttgctcctttgcaccccagcacattcatcttctgcacatctatcactctagtgtttaattgctaaattgtaattatttcgccactatggcctatttattgcctttcctccctaatcttactacatttgcacacactttatatagatttttctattgtgttattgactgtacttttgtttatcccatgtgtaactctgtgttgtttgtgtctctctgctttgctttatcttggccaggtcgcagttttaaatgagaacttgttcttaactgatctacctggttaaataaaggtaaaataaaataacgcatagcgttgagattgcctgcaatgacaacaagctcagtccgatgatgctgtgacacaccgccccagaccatgacggaccctccacctccaaatcgatcccgctccagaatacAGTCTTCGGTGTAAAGCGTaaagctcattccttcaacgataaacgcgaatccgaccatcagccctggtgagacaaaaccgcgactcgccagtgaagagcactttttgcctgtcctagcgacggtgggtttgtgtccataggcgacgttgttgaaggtgatgtctggtgaggatctgccttacaacaggcctacaagccctcagtccagcctctcagcctattgcggacagtctgagcactgatggagggattgtgcatttctGGTGTAACTGTCAGTTGTTGCtcccatcctgtacctgtcccgcaggtgtgatgttcggatgtactgatcctgtgcaggtgttgttacacgtggtctgccactgcgaggacgatcagctgtctgtcctgtctctctagctctgtcttaggcgtctcacagtacggacatggcaatttattgccctggccacatctgtaatcctcatgcctccttgcagcatcacacagatgagcagggaccctgggaatctttcttttggtgtttttcagagtcaatagaaagaCCTCCGATTCGGGtgagtcgtattcctggttgtaatacTGGTGAGTTACAGCCGCTCGGATATCCAtaagttcttcccggctgtacgtaataacaccaaaaaaatctgggctaataatgtaagaaataacacgcATAAAAAATATTGCAAAGTTGCCAAGGGGCTAGACTGTAGCTGCTAGTTACCAACACACAAGAGTTAAGTTAAAGCCATACCGTAGAATAGCTTTCAATGGCTTTGACATACTCTCCTTTGTGGTACAACTGGTCCCCCTCGGCCATGTAAGTAGAAAATGTGCTTTTGGGTCCTTGGTCTCCTTCATTGTCAGACATTTTTGCAACAAAGTCCCATCAGTGGTATCCTAGCAACCAGCCTAACAAGTCTAGAGGAGTCATTCTatgtcgtcactagttaccacagccaaaaAGGCATAAACCCCGCTCATTtatacaatttatcttcttaaaattgtatttttaacctaaccttaaccacactgttaaTCTATGTCTAACCTTAATGGCCAAAAAAAGCATAAGTTTGTgttcatgaatttttacgatatagacaattttgactttgtggctgtgctatttAGTGGAAACTGTCCGGTAATTTAGAGTGGCCCTGTCTGGACTAGAAACATGACGGGTGGTGAATGTTGATTACTTTAATCTTATTACCGCCGAACAGTTAAatatattcattttttttttttacacatttaccACCTGCCATCTCTTCAAAACACCACAAACAATTAGTCTTGTCTTGGATCCCAAAATATTTTGTTTTTAGTACTTTCTTTGAGCTTGGGGTACACCTCAAAGAATAAGGTCAAAGGAAATCAAATAAATACCAAATACAAACATTGACAAACGGGGCATTTGAAGGGGGGAAACAAGAGGCCTACTTTATTTACATGGCTGTTGGATAAAGACTCCATAGTCAAGACTGTTGAGGGCTTCTTGAGAGCAAGTCCAGGATGGGGATGCCTTCCTCTTAAAAGTGCACCAAGAGATcttaaataacatttttaaaagaaCCTCTACCATCCATAATGTCATAGCAATTGTATAAGCTCTTTTTTTATATTAGCTGCATAATTTACACAGGGCAGTGGAACTCGGGCCTGAATAGTTTAATACCGCTAGGGGCATAGCCCATAGACAACCTACATTATACTAGGGTATACTTTTAAACAGCATGTGCAGAATAAGATGTTAACTCATTTGACAGTTTGCCTAGACACGTTCTAGATAACCCCAATCATAGACTGTATACATAGTGTGCTGTGAGATGGTACTTACTGTACTAGTTGTACTGAGCGGTTGCTCACGTTCAGCATATAAGGGTACACAGCCAGTTAAGTATATAGATGTCTACACATTATCTTATAAAATGGCAAGCACAACCAAATTCATTTCCTGAGTTTGTGCCAAAAGGATGTTGTTCATTGGTGCCCTTTTTCAGTCTTTTCCATAATAGAGGAGCATCCTCATCTCCTGGTAGTGGCTCTGAGACAGCCAATTTACAATaaatatacattaaaaaaaaatatgaagaaAACAAAATAAGAAAACAGTCAAACtatcaacacaaataaacacttTACATTCCAGTAAAATGTACAATGTAGCAACCGGTGAATGGCAACATCAAACATAAAACCTGTGGTGAGGAAGCTGACCACAAGATGGCAACAGGCCTGGCATAGTACACCAGCACAGCCATCTTCTGACTGTACTTAAGCAGTAGTTTATGGATTTAACTCTATTTACCCCAGGCTGTTATGGAAAATAATTAACTGTTCATATAACATGATGAAATGGAGACCACTTTCATTAAGCAATCATCCACCGCTGCTAAGTCATCTTTTGGTTGTTGGGTATAAAGTAGGCTGCCACACAACATGCAAGTTGTTCAGTTGCCCATGGTATTTTGCACCATTAAATACTGGGCAAGATATGCATGCTTTGAATACTGCTTGGACAGTAGGTCAAGTGTAGGCGGTTAAAGGGGGTTTGTAGGTCCCTAGGTTCTCAGATTTCCCCATCTTGAAGTCACATCTTGGCCTGAGCCTTCAGAAGGCCAGATATCTGCACAGTCCCGTTTAAAAGCTCCATTATGAGTCATACTTTTTTGGGCCAACATTGTTTTTATGCAAATTGAATTTCAATGTTTTTATTGTTTGACAAAATGAAACCAAATATCAAAATAGTATTAGTCTTCAATGGATGCTTGCGTCATTCGTTTGTTGCATGATGTGATTTGACAGCACTAGTCGGTAATGACAGAGTCCAACTGAGGAACAGCCAGACAAATTAAAAATGAGGgtggagttggggggggggggtgaatccATTTGAATAGAGTCCACGATTGAGCTACTGTATAAGTACTAGGATCCTCCAATTAACCAAACTGAAAGAAGAAATTTCCTGGTCCGGATGCTACAAAACAAAAGTGTAAATTATTCAACAGAATCTGAAATATACTGAATTGTTaatttatcattattattattatttttatatactGTTTCCTACAGCTGTTTGTATACATACATTGATTAGCTTCGAAACTATAGCCCTGGCCGCCTCCGCCACCAAAGAATGCCTTGAAAATGTTGTTGGCGTCAAAATCTGCTGGGGACAGAAACACATTATGAGGATCAACATCACAGCTGAGGGAAGCAGCCAGTACAATCTCACCACAAATTCACAAAACTAACCATGTAAAATGAATGTGGGAAACACCCATTTAAAGCTCTGAAATACAAATGGCTGAACCCAGTTGGTGTTTAAATCAAGTCAAGTAACAGTAATTTAGTCCCTGTTAAAGCTGAAATACTTAAAGGGGGAGGGGGAAAGCGGCACTTTTCGCCCCAGCgcctttattgttttgttgatgaaacagagcagaggagcagccAGCATcgtagtaaaaataaaaatgccAGTAGATATTCTGCCATTCTATCGTGTGTGAAATGATGTCCCGGGGGGTAAGAGAGACCATTTGTTATTTTTCGCAAACAGACACTGCAGTTTCAGCCCCCTCCCATCCTTCCTTGAAAGGGGTTCCCCTGCTGATCTCCAGCCCTCACCTCCCACGTTGCCTGTGTCGTCCTCCAGATCGTGACCACtgtcgtagcgggatttcttcttAGGGTCAGACAGCACAGTGAACGCCTCGCCCACCTCCTTAaacttcttctcctcttccttctgAACCTCAGCACTGGCCGAGCTGTGacggtctgagagagagagagagacaaaccagGGCCATCAGTCAGGGGAAATGAGAGAAGGTACAGGAGCAGCTAAGTTCAATGTTTTGTTTCCCCTTTGCATTGAAATACGTCTCCTGACACACCGCTTTTTTTATATCAGTAAAATAGACTGGATAGTTGAACTGAGAAATGGCCTCTCTTAGCTACCTGGATGGTGCATGAGGGCCCGTTTACGGTAAGCCTTCTTGATCTCGTCCTCTGTGGCGTTCTTGTCCACTCCCAGCACCTTGTAGTAATCTTTCCGCTTGCTCTTCTTCAGCTCCAACTGTGCATTCTTCAGGAGGTGCTTGTGTTCTAAGGAAAGGAGTTAAGAGTGAGACGTCAAAGATAGTATTAATAACCAAGTGCAGTTAGGGCGCCGTAACAGCAGGAGGAGCTATACAGTAATTCCACACCTCAAAGACCGACACCTGAGACATTGCGTCATAACAGGGTGTGGGGGGAAAACAGGAGTGTGAAGCAACAGAACCCAGACAGAGAGGTAGCATGGTAagctgggatggagagaggggtggtcgAGTCACACCAATGAGACAGACATACCTTTTGTTTTCTCTGTCTGGTAGACCTTCTCATAATCCCTCACAGCCTCATCGTACTCCTCCTTGTCCATGTAACTGAACACAGAGATGTATAGAAACAAGCTTGAGGGATCATAACCATATCCGATGAATATCCATACTCTTGCATGCTCTCTAACCACCATCACGGACATATTGCTAGGAAACTAAGGTTGATTGACGTACCACTGTGCTCTCCGTAAATAGGCCTTGATGTAGGTCTCATCCAGCTTAACTGCCTTTGTGCAGTCTTCAATGGCCTGGTCTATTTTTTTCAGCTTTgaaaggggaaaaaaacagaaagaaaaaagaaaaagagtaAGGGGACTGGGGAATGTGCAAGGAAGCGTGcgacagaagaagaaaaagaagagatGCTGGCCTAGTTCTAGATAGAGAAAATGAAGCAAAGTGCGGAGCACTGCTAAAAATACACACAGTAAGAGGGGCCTCACTgtatgagaggtgtgtgtgagtttgtggtACGCATCTGTGCACGGGTGAGTGTGAGCGCACGTGTGAGCGAGAGAGTATGCGGGTGCCCATGCAGAAGGCCACCTTCACAGCCAGTACAGTAGCGCTACATTGGCCCATATGAGTGACTTCCTGGAGGATTTACAATCTAACAGCTACATGCTGCCAGGAGACATTTTGAACAGAGTTACAGGTATAAGGCACTTTAATATCTGTTTTGCAGAGAATTCGGATGGAATCACAGAATCCAGACATAAAAAAAATTTAACAACCAAAAATCTATTTAGTacgaaatcaactaaatgtattgaacttattagaaaatgcattcatttgtcCAAGATTATTACGAGACATGCATCAGTGATTGATATTTTCCTTGAACTTTCTGAAGAGGCGACGGCTCAGGAATGCCCGTGCGTGTGCATGCTTGTCTACCACTCTGTGTAGCCGTTTGTGATGATGCTAATGTCATGACAACAGTCTTCTgctagatggaaaggctttcccaaaaacataCAATGAAATATTAAaacacaaagtagcctatgcctgcctacctggcagaatgatatcatggattatcaatccagtggccatttgttttacAAACTCTGAAATTACATGAGCACTACAGAAACATCGAAACCAAAAAAAGGTCCCTAGCTTGTGCAGTTGAATTAAAGGGTAAGTACACCCAAAAACCTACATTTCTTAAATTTTtcacagacctcaaaagtggtctcctgatgtggtttaagcagtgtggacaaaaataaataaaaatgtggatgttATATCAAAAGTGTGATTTGGAGAGCGAAAAACTGAAAAAACTGATtcgggcaacaacaaaaaatgcacagATTTTATAGGGACCTACAGGTATCAAATATCAGCTGCCTGGCTGAAAAGGCAAAACAACCACTGTGTAATTGAAAACAGCAATACCTCATTTGCAAGCAAACGGAGAGCCTTCCAATGAAGACtaagatgataataataataataggccgAATCAAACTGGGGACCAAAATGGCAAAAACGCCATGGCTGCATAAGACAAGATAACATGGTATGGCAGATGAGGGGTTCTCCTGGTGCTGTGTGTTTGAGCCTCACCTTAGATCCCACGGTGCCCCTGTTACAGAAGAGCTTAGCATTGGTTTTGATGTTGTTGGGGTCTATGGTCAGGGCCTCAGAGTACAGCTCGTAGGCTGCATCATAGTTCCCATCCTTGAAGGCCTTGTTCCCATCCTCCTTCTTGGCTTTGAGTGCTTTGGCATTCTGGGTAGAAAAGAGAGAGCACTTAGCAACCTCTGCAAACGTAAAGTGTGTCAGCAAGCCGGTAGAGGAGACAGAATTGGTTATAGTGTTCTGTGGCTACCTCTTACAAAAGGATGAAGGCAATTTGTCCACATtagcataattattaggcaggtTAGTTGAGCCTAATTGCAGGGCTAGAGTCCTGGTGGAAGGTGGATGGAGTACTCACTCTGCAGGCCAGGCGAGCCTTCTCATGGTCAGGGGCCATGCGCAGGGCCTGGACAAAGAACTGGACGGCCTTGTCAATACAGTCCTCATAGTACAGACAGAGACCACGGACGTACAGGGCATCGCCATTAGTAGCGTCCATCCGCAGGATATCACTGAGAGAGGAAGACAAAGAAACAAGTCTTACATGACCAGATACATTTCCAATTGTGTGCATCAGCTAGGGAAATTGTCTTTATTTAATGGTTTTCCAGACTCCAACAATGTCTTATTTACCTGGCTACTGACTGGGCTTCTGGGTAACGCCCCAGCATGGCCAGACACTCTGCTTTCAGCACCTTGAACCGATGGCAGGCTGAGGCTGACTCCAAGGCACGGTCCATGCAGAACACAACCTGCACAGtccagagagagaaacattgtCATATCAAATCTAGCACCAATCTACCCAGTCCCCCAAATAAGGAAAACAATTTGCTTGATAAAAAGACAACACGCAACCAACAGCCTACCATCCTGAAGTCATGCTTTTCAAATCCTAGTTCAGCCATCTTTTCATACTCCAGGACAGAATCTGCATTCTTTACCTGAAAATAGATTCAAACTTATGATTTTATGTAAGGAAGCCACTACGCTGCCTGATGTTTTCCTCAATCTAAGCAAAACTCATGGAATATCTGTCACAGTTAACAAAGGATTTCAATTACTGTAGAGCAATTAGCTCTTTACAATGCATTGCTGTTAGGACCTAGTCTGCCAGACAGACTGTCTATCTGACCCACCTCCTGCTGTGCCTGGCTGTTGTCAGGCTCCAGTTCTAGAACCCTGTGGAAACAGCGGCTGGCTGCCATGGCGTTGCCCAGGGACAAGTGGCACTTCCCCTCCCGTAGATGACCCTGTGGGAAAGTTGACTCACAGTTAACAGGCAGAAACACTGACACAGGCAGGGAGGAGACCAACCCACAAACCATGACTCAGATATTTCCATTACCTTAACGGTGTACTCATCCAACTGCCAGACGTATTCGCGTATTATGAGATGAGACAAACAGGAAGGTCTGACTAACTTGTCTGCCTAGGAGCTAGCTGGGTATTCAGGGATTGCTACGCCTGGTGGCGGACCCTACCTTCATGAAAGTATCGTCGAGCCGCACTGCCTGCTGGGAGTCCTCCAGCGCCTCTCTGTGCCGGCTCAGCATCATCAGTGTGGCCGCCCGGTTTCCATAGTAACTGGCATTTTTAGGACACATGTCTGTCGAGaacacagtaaaaaaaatatatttaataataatcatattatttttttttttttttttttaatcactcGCTGTCGTTAACAAGAATAGATGATCCTCTCACCCACAGAAAACAAAGGCTTTCCCACTCTATAAAGAGGATATCCTTTGCAGTTGATATCACTGATGGAATTCTTACCTATCGCCTTGGTGTAGTAGTTGAATGCTTCAGAGTAATCCTTCTTGATGTAGTAAGCATTACCTTGCTCCTTGAAGCTCTCCGCTTCCCTGGATGACAGAGAAATAAAAGACAGAAAGAGCTTGAGAATGAGGCTATTTATTGACATTACCCAAGAGAGTTCTGAGTAAAACTGCATAATGACGGGATGTGCATGACTAATTGAGTCCTCAAACTGATGTcaaatttttttttcaaatactgtTAAACTATTTGGTCAATTTCATCTTGAAGACAATATTACATTTGCTTTGACTCTAAGTGTTCCATTTGTACATGTGCATTTGCGGGAcacaacaaaaaagaaaccaaGCATCACACAGTTCTGCGGAAGatgcaagtggaagggggaaaaataaAGTACTTGTCTTTTGGCcctagattgcaaaatagttgggaaaagatttgatgtaccgattccatggcacatggtgtatgaactgatacacaaaacgacgTCGGATTTAAAACTTATGTTTTTATTAAAAttattataaaaatgtattgcaacccccccaaacaaaagataactattgtaaaatataatgtgtaagctggaagtagaagcctaacgcttcgaacacaccgacagtGTCATTGCGCATaatagtacgcagcatcatctggatatgtgtgcaacaatagttcaacattcaccttctgctaccatttctgtcaagctgtCTGCGCATACAGATTGACACATACTTtagataaatccaacgtatgcaccacaccgaACGCACTGCAACGCAAACtcagcgtttcattggaaattaatgtaattgTGGTGTACCAAAATGGTAGGGTTAGGAGAaaataataaaagtaaaatatattttaaaaagatagatagatagatagatagatagatagatatgcaatattaaagctgagcGACTCCCTAAAAAAAACtgtggttaagggttaggtttaaaatctgattttaagaagCAAAATTGTTGGCTGTGGTAACTAACGTTAGTGATGACCCTACTTTGCAATTAGAAGTGGTTAGGCTATAACCCCCCTAAACATAGGCAAGTTCCACActgaaaatatgcaaaaacattaGTTTGATTAAGACAAAGAGCATATTTTTATCATAATCATTAAGCCTAGGCCTACTCACCAAACAGATGCCCTGGCCATAATTCATCCACATGTAGTGTTCAATGTAGAATTGTTCATCCATTTAGTAAATTCCAAGGAACAGGCATTAGAAACTAAAAAGTAGACATATTTTGGTTTGTAACCCTGAATTATTGTTCCTCAATTTGCCAAATTGAGCCGTTTCAAATTATCACTGAGAATAACGGTTCCAGAGGCGAGATGCAAATCACTTCGCATTATTCTGTTCCATTTTATTACATCATGTTTTTTACTATAAAAATAGGTGTCTTGACTGTGATAAGGGCTCTGGAAATAGGGTCTTGTCTtctaaattaacaaaacaaggctaTGCCATTGCACAGCCATAGGCCTGTAAACGCAAATTTAGCGGTTAGGATTAGCGTACTTGAAAAAATATAATGCGAGTACTCAGTCAAAAAAGgtcaaatgcccatccctaaCAGGTCATACTGTATCA of Salmo trutta chromosome 1, fSalTru1.1, whole genome shotgun sequence contains these proteins:
- the LOC115197871 gene encoding dnaJ homolog subfamily C member 7 isoform X2; translation: MATVDDCDVTMDPEMEILSDEELEREAESFKEQGNAYYIKKDYSEAFNYYTKAIDMCPKNASYYGNRAATLMMLSRHREALEDSQQAVRLDDTFMKGHLREGKCHLSLGNAMAASRCFHRVLELEPDNSQAQQEVKNADSVLEYEKMAELGFEKHDFRMVVFCMDRALESASACHRFKVLKAECLAMLGRYPEAQSVASDILRMDATNGDALYVRGLCLYYEDCIDKAVQFFVQALRMAPDHEKARLACRNAKALKAKKEDGNKAFKDGNYDAAYELYSEALTIDPNNIKTNAKLFCNRGTVGSKLKKIDQAIEDCTKAVKLDETYIKAYLRRAQCYMDKEEYDEAVRDYEKVYQTEKTKEHKHLLKNAQLELKKSKRKDYYKVLGVDKNATEDEIKKAYRKRALMHHPDRHSSASAEVQKEEEKKFKEVGEAFTVLSDPKKKSRYDSGHDLEDDTGNVGDFDANNIFKAFFGGGGGQGYSFEANQSSGPGNFFFQFG
- the LOC115197871 gene encoding dnaJ homolog subfamily C member 7 isoform X1; its protein translation is MATVDDCDVTMDPEMEILSDEELEREAESFKEQGNAYYIKKDYSEAFNYYTKAIDMCPKNASYYGNRAATLMMLSRHREALEDSQQAVRLDDTFMKGHLREGKCHLSLGNAMAASRCFHRVLELEPDNSQAQQEVKNADSVLEYEKMAELGFEKHDFRMVVFCMDRALESASACHRFKVLKAECLAMLGRYPEAQSVASDILRMDATNGDALYVRGLCLYYEDCIDKAVQFFVQALRMAPDHEKARLACRNAKALKAKKEDGNKAFKDGNYDAAYELYSEALTIDPNNIKTNAKLFCNRGTVGSKLKKIDQAIEDCTKAVKLDETYIKAYLRRAQCYMDKEEYDEAVRDYEKVYQTEKTKEHKHLLKNAQLELKKSKRKDYYKVLGVDKNATEDEIKKAYRKRALMHHPDRHSSASAEVQKEEEKKFKEVGEAFTVLSDPKKKSRYDSGHDLEDDTGNVGADFDANNIFKAFFGGGGGQGYSFEANQSSGPGNFFFQFG